GCGACAGCCTTAATCCGGTCTTGTAAACGGCATTCCATTGCCTACCTCCCCGTCGATTCCTAGTTTCCATGCACCAACCCCAAAATCCAAACCCGAAGTCATAACCTCAACGTGCCAAACTGCAAAGTGCGGAATGCACCCCAGGTTTTTCTCCGCCCGTTCGTGCAATTGACAAGGGGAGAAAACGGCGGTAGCCTTTAGCGAGTGACTGACTGGTCAGTCAGCTAATTCCAGAGGCAGGGAGTTTCCCGTGAAAACCGCTCGCAATCCTCGACCGGGACGCCCCAAGGACGAATCTCTGTGGGCCAGCCGCACCGATGAAATCCTCGACACGGCGGCCACCATCTTCGCCCAGCATGGCTACCAAGATACTGAAATGCAATTCATCGCCGATGCCCTACAGGTCGGCAAGGGGACCATCTATCGCTACTTCCCCAGCAAGGAAGAGCTATTCCTCAAGGCCGTCTCGCGCGGCATGGATCGGCTCCGGCAAGCAGTTAAGGCCGCTTACGAGCCGATCGAAGATCCGCTCGAGCGCATGACTGTCGCGATCCATGCCTATCTGACGTTCTTCCGCAACCATCCGCAGTATGTCGAGCTGCTGATCCAGGAGCGGGCCCAATTTCGCGATCGAAAGAAGCAGACGTACTTCGAGCATCGCGAGAAGAACATCGGGGAATGGCGGCAAATGTACGCCGATTTGATCGCCGAGGGACGGTTCCGCGACGTGCCGGTCACCCGTATCCTCGACACGGTGAGCGACTTGGTTTACGGCACGATGTTCACCAACTACTTTACCGGCCGCCATAAGCCGCTCGAGGCCCAAGCCAAAGACCTGGTGGATGTGTTGTTCTTCGGGATTCTCAGCGACCGGGAACGAACTGTGCGGCACGATGGCGATGTGTCGCTGTCGACGCCGCTGTCGAACAACGGCGACGTGCAAGCGAACGGCAAATGATGATTTCAAATCGAGAATGAAGCCATGAAGTCGATCCATTGGACCATCCTGATGTTGTCGAGCGTGGCGATTGTGGGCTGTCAGCAGGCCCAGTCGCAAACGCCGCCGCCTGCCCCGCCGAAGCCGCCCGAGGTCTTCTACACGATGCCGCAGATGAAAGAAGTCACCGACATCGAAGATTTCACCGGCCACACCGAGGCGGTCAAGATGGTGCAAGTGCGCTCCCGGGTGTCAGGCTATCTCATGAAGGTGAACTTCGTGGACGGCGCGGACGTCAAGGAAGGGGACGTGCTATTTCAGATCGACAGCCGGCCCTACGTCGCCGATCTGGAAAACAAAGAGGCCATGGTCGCCCAGAACGAGCGGCATACCGAACGGCTGAAGGCGGACTACGACCGTGGGCTAAAGATGCTGGCCAGCAAGGCGATTAGCCAAGAAGTGTTTGATCAGTACCACTTCGACTATATCGAATCGCAGGCCACCTTGCGGGCCACCAAGGCCAGCCGCGACATTTCGCAGCTCAACGTCGATTTCACGAAAGTCACGGCGCCCATCAGCGGCAAAGTCAGCCGCCGTTTGGTCGATCCTGGCAACCTGGTGCTGGCCGACAACACGGAGTTGACCACCATCGTCTCCGAAGACCCGATCTACGGCTACTTCGATATCGACGAGCATACGCTCCTCAAGGTCCGCCACCTTATCAAGGAAAAGAAGATTGGAAAAGAAAACGATTCGCCGGTAATGCTCGCACTTTCCGACGAAACCGGTTTTCCGCATCCGGGAACGATCAATTTCATCGACAACCAGTTGGACGAGCAGACCGGCACCCTGCGATTCCGCGGCACGTTTCCCAACCACGATCATTTTATTACCCCTGGACTGTTCATCCGCGTTCGCTTGCCGATCGGCGAGCCGCACCAGGCGGTGGCCATCCCCGAGAGCGCGCTGGGGACCGATCAGGGACACAAGTTCGTCTTCGTGGTGAACAAAAAGAGCGAAGCGATCTACACGCCGGTCGAAGTCGGCCCCCCGTATCCCGGTGAAATGCGCGTGATCGAGAAAGGACTGACCACGTCGGACCGGGTGGTTGCCAGCGGCTTGCAGCGCGTTCGCAGCGGCATGAAGGTCGAAGCGAAAGAGTTGAAGCCCGCGGACTCAACCAGCGGACCGGATGTAACACCGGCTAAGCCGCCAGCGACGACCCCAAAGTCACCGGACGCGAAATAAATCCGTGCTATCGCGCTTCTTCATCGACCGGCCGATCTTCGCCACGGTCCTCTCCATCGTGATTACGCTGGGGGGCGGGATCGCGATGTTCTCGCTGCCGATCGCCCAGTATCCGCCGATCGTCCCGCCGACGATCCAGGTGACGTGCAACTATCCGGGCGCCAGCGCTCAGGTGGTGGCCGAATCGATTGCCGCGCCGATCGAGCAATACGTCAACGGCGTGGAAGAGATGCTCTACATGTCGAGCAACTGCACGAACGACGGAACGTACAACTTGGCGGTCACGTTCAAACCTGGGGTCGACCTGAACTTCGCCCAGGTGTTGGTGCAAAACAAGGTGAATTTGGCGCTCCCCTCGCTGCCCGACGTGGTCAAGCAAACCGGCGTGACCACCCGCAAGCGGTCGCCCGACATCCTGATGGTCGTCAGCCTCACGTCGCCTAATGATCGTTACGATCAATTGTACGTAGGCAACTACGGAGCCCTCCATATCAAGGATGAATTGGCGCGAGTGGACGGGGTTGGCGATGTGATCCCGTTCGGCGCGCGCGATTACAGCATGCGCATCTGGGTCGATCCCGAGCGGCTGGCCGGGATGAACCTGAATGCATCGGACGTAGTCAACGCCGTGCGCGACCAGAACGCCCAAGTCGCCACCGGGCAGCTTGGCCAGCAGCCTGCCAATCCGCACCAACAATGGCAAATCACGCTCGACACGCTCGGCCGGCTGGTCGAACCGGAGCAATTCGCAAATATCGTCATCAAAGCGACTCCCGACGGCCGCATCGTGCGAATCAAGGACATCGGCCACGTCGAACTCGGGGCGAGGAACATGGACGTCGTCAACAAGATCGACGGCAAGCCCTGCGCCAATCTCGGCGTCTTCCAACTTCCGTACGCCAATGCGCTCGATACGGCGGATCGCGTGCGCGCGAAGATGGACGAGTTGGCCAAAGCATTCCCCGAAGACCTGCGTTACGACATCCGCTTCGATACGACGCCATTTATCCGCGAATCGATCCACGAAGTGGTGCGCACGCTGCTCGCCGCGGTGGTGCTCGTGGCGATCGTCGTGCTCGTGTTCTTGCAAAGCTGGCGGTCGGCCATTATTCCGCTCGTGGCCGTGCCGGTGGCGATCATCGGCACGTTCGCGGTCATGGCGGCCATCGGTTTTAGCGTGAACAACCTGACGCTGTTTGGCCTCGTGCTCGCGATTGGGATCGTCGTGGACGATGCCATCGTGGTCGTCGAGGCG
The sequence above is drawn from the Pirellulales bacterium genome and encodes:
- a CDS encoding TetR/AcrR family transcriptional regulator, with protein sequence MKTARNPRPGRPKDESLWASRTDEILDTAATIFAQHGYQDTEMQFIADALQVGKGTIYRYFPSKEELFLKAVSRGMDRLRQAVKAAYEPIEDPLERMTVAIHAYLTFFRNHPQYVELLIQERAQFRDRKKQTYFEHREKNIGEWRQMYADLIAEGRFRDVPVTRILDTVSDLVYGTMFTNYFTGRHKPLEAQAKDLVDVLFFGILSDRERTVRHDGDVSLSTPLSNNGDVQANGK
- a CDS encoding efflux RND transporter periplasmic adaptor subunit, which translates into the protein MKSIHWTILMLSSVAIVGCQQAQSQTPPPAPPKPPEVFYTMPQMKEVTDIEDFTGHTEAVKMVQVRSRVSGYLMKVNFVDGADVKEGDVLFQIDSRPYVADLENKEAMVAQNERHTERLKADYDRGLKMLASKAISQEVFDQYHFDYIESQATLRATKASRDISQLNVDFTKVTAPISGKVSRRLVDPGNLVLADNTELTTIVSEDPIYGYFDIDEHTLLKVRHLIKEKKIGKENDSPVMLALSDETGFPHPGTINFIDNQLDEQTGTLRFRGTFPNHDHFITPGLFIRVRLPIGEPHQAVAIPESALGTDQGHKFVFVVNKKSEAIYTPVEVGPPYPGEMRVIEKGLTTSDRVVASGLQRVRSGMKVEAKELKPADSTSGPDVTPAKPPATTPKSPDAK